The Filimonas lacunae genomic sequence GCTGGAGCTGGTACGTTACCTAAAAAGCACCTATGGCTTAAAGGTGGCAGTGGTGAATAATGAAGGTCGCGAGTTGAATGAATATCGGATCAAAACATTCGGGCTGGATAAGTTTGTTGACTTTTTTATTTCCTCCTGCTTTGTACATTTTCGTAAACCGGATGCGGATATTTTTCGCATGGCGCTGGATATAGCATTGGTGCAGCCACAGGAAGTATTGTATGTGGATGACCGTGCCTTGTTTGTGTCGGTAGCGGAAGGCTTAGGCATAAACGGCTTACAGCATCAGACCTACGAAGCCACGCGTGCCCATCTTGCGGGGCTGGGTCTGAAATAAGCAGCGGGGCGGTATACTATAAAATGAAACAACCACATGTTTGATTTTCGACTCCAGGTATTTGACACGGTAGCCAGGCGTTTAAACTTTACGCGTGCAGCCGAAGAGTTGTGTATTACACAGCCGGCCGTAACCAAACATATCCGCGAAATAGAACAGCATTTTAAGGTGCAGCTGTTTCACCGCAACGGCACTAAAATACAGTTAACTGCAGCGGGCGAAACATTATTGCAATATACCGGGCAGCTATTTGGCATATACCGCAACCTGGAGTTTGAAATGAGCAACCTGGCGCAAAAGCACAGCGGTAAAATACGTATAGGAGCCAGCACCACCGTGGCGCAATATGTGCTGCCACCCGTGCTGGCTGCTTTTCATAAAAAATTCACCGCGGCCAAAGTGCTGCTTACGGTAAAAAATACCGAGCAGGTAGAGCAGGATTTACAAAACCAGCAGATTGACCTGGGTATTATTGAAGGCCGCAGCAAGAACACTTTATTTAAATACACGCCCTTTATTAAAGATGAACTGGTGCTGGTTGCGGCAGCCAAACACCCTTTGGCCAAAAAAGGTGTGATTAAACCCGAAGAGCTGTTACGTATTCCCTTACTCTTGCGCGAGCCGGGTTCGGGCACGCTGGAAGTGATGGCACATGCTTTAAAACCATTGGGTATTAAAATAGCACAGCTGCAAAAGGAAATGCAGCTGGAAAGCACCGAAAGCGCGAAGCAATACGTGATGCATTCCGATTGTATGGCTTTCTTATCTGTGCATTCTGTGGTAAAAGAGCTGGAACATAATGAATGCTGCATTATTGATGTAAAGGGGCTGGCCATTGAACGGGATTTTTTCTTTATACGCCCCCATGGCGAAGCGGATGCCTTACAGGAACTGTTTATGCAATTTGCCCTGCGTTATAACTTCCGGTAATGACACATTACCAATAGCAATAACAGTATTGCTGCCGATAGCCGGAGCTTTGTGTGGTAACACAAACAAAGAAACGAACCGGTTATGCAATCAACACACGCGGCAACAGCTATTACAGGCAGGCAGTTATTCATCAGGAACAGCCTTGCACAAAAAACCATTTTTATACTATTAGCAGCCTTATGCTGCACTTCCTTTATTACTCCTCCGGTTGCTTTATTACTGGGCCTTATAGTGGC encodes the following:
- a CDS encoding LysR family transcriptional regulator; translated protein: MFDFRLQVFDTVARRLNFTRAAEELCITQPAVTKHIREIEQHFKVQLFHRNGTKIQLTAAGETLLQYTGQLFGIYRNLEFEMSNLAQKHSGKIRIGASTTVAQYVLPPVLAAFHKKFTAAKVLLTVKNTEQVEQDLQNQQIDLGIIEGRSKNTLFKYTPFIKDELVLVAAAKHPLAKKGVIKPEELLRIPLLLREPGSGTLEVMAHALKPLGIKIAQLQKEMQLESTESAKQYVMHSDCMAFLSVHSVVKELEHNECCIIDVKGLAIERDFFFIRPHGEADALQELFMQFALRYNFR
- a CDS encoding HAD family hydrolase: MEQKITTLFLDIGGVLLTNGWDRNARRRAAADFALDLAELDERHHLTFDTYEEGKLTLDEYLDRTVFYEPRSFSRDDFKHFMYAQTTPYPEMLELVRYLKSTYGLKVAVVNNEGRELNEYRIKTFGLDKFVDFFISSCFVHFRKPDADIFRMALDIALVQPQEVLYVDDRALFVSVAEGLGINGLQHQTYEATRAHLAGLGLK